One window of Vicinamibacterales bacterium genomic DNA carries:
- a CDS encoding PQQ-binding-like beta-propeller repeat protein, giving the protein MSKQIPDPFSFRLWPGVTLAALALLFRFGLPIGIPDTPIFGMESGVAGLLGSVIATLGIILWWLFFSRAPWSERLGALAVMIVAVVATRAVAHDSITGAGQGYLLYVMGIQVMALALVLWAVASRGLSAGARRVSMAATILIACGLFAIIRTDGVSSNLLGSDYRWRWTPTAEELLLAKAATEPERVVPPPAAIESPQEAPAPVPVEVPAAPAGAKPEAAAVPSSEAVATGPAMSEGGAARERDASRVEWPGFRGSARDSVIRGVRINADWSASPPVQVWRRPVGPGWSSFAVHGDLIYTQEQRGSDEMVAAYRLSTGEPVWRHSDPVRFYESNGGAGPRATPTIDHGRVFTHGATGIVNAFDARTGKGLWSHDSSADSGVPVPGWGFSSSPLVIDDKVIVAASGALIAYDAATGERRWLMTSRGGSYSSPHLLTIDGVDQVVLMGGQGTTSVAVADGTVLWANAWAGAPMVQPALLAGGDLVITSADAMGGLGVRRLGLVHAASGWTVTERWTSRGLKPYFNDYVVHKGHAYGFDGNILSSVNLENGERAWKGGRYGNGQMLLLADQDLLLITSEEGELVLVSAAPDKFTEVARVPALNAKTWNHPVLVGDVLLVRNGEEMVAFRLSLVKNATEY; this is encoded by the coding sequence ATGAGCAAACAGATCCCCGACCCCTTTTCTTTCCGGCTCTGGCCCGGCGTCACGCTGGCGGCCCTTGCGCTGCTGTTCCGATTCGGATTGCCGATTGGCATACCTGACACGCCGATCTTCGGCATGGAGTCGGGTGTGGCCGGCCTGCTCGGCTCAGTGATCGCGACGCTGGGAATCATCCTGTGGTGGCTGTTCTTCAGCCGGGCGCCATGGTCTGAGCGATTAGGCGCGCTGGCGGTGATGATCGTCGCGGTCGTCGCCACACGGGCCGTCGCGCACGACTCGATCACCGGCGCCGGCCAGGGCTATCTGCTCTACGTGATGGGGATTCAGGTGATGGCCCTGGCGTTGGTGCTGTGGGCGGTTGCCAGTCGCGGCCTGTCAGCCGGCGCGCGGCGCGTCTCGATGGCCGCGACGATTCTCATCGCGTGCGGACTGTTCGCGATCATCCGGACCGACGGCGTCAGCAGCAACCTCCTGGGCTCCGATTACCGCTGGCGATGGACGCCGACGGCCGAGGAGCTGCTGCTTGCGAAGGCCGCGACTGAGCCCGAACGCGTCGTGCCTCCGCCGGCGGCGATCGAGAGTCCGCAGGAAGCGCCTGCGCCGGTACCAGTTGAAGTGCCGGCCGCGCCTGCCGGTGCGAAGCCCGAAGCCGCTGCGGTGCCATCGAGCGAGGCGGTTGCGACAGGGCCGGCCATGAGCGAGGGAGGCGCCGCGCGTGAGCGCGACGCCTCCCGAGTCGAATGGCCGGGCTTCCGCGGATCCGCGCGCGACAGCGTCATCCGCGGCGTCCGCATCAACGCCGACTGGTCTGCCTCGCCGCCGGTACAGGTCTGGCGGCGACCGGTCGGCCCCGGCTGGTCATCCTTCGCGGTGCACGGCGACCTGATCTACACGCAAGAGCAGCGCGGCAGCGACGAGATGGTCGCGGCCTACCGGCTGTCGACCGGCGAGCCGGTGTGGCGGCACAGCGACCCGGTTCGGTTCTATGAATCCAATGGCGGCGCCGGCCCGCGCGCGACGCCGACCATCGACCACGGTCGAGTCTTTACCCATGGCGCGACCGGCATCGTGAATGCGTTCGACGCCCGCACCGGCAAGGGGCTGTGGTCACACGACTCATCTGCCGACAGCGGCGTGCCGGTTCCCGGGTGGGGCTTTTCGAGTTCGCCGCTGGTGATCGACGACAAGGTCATCGTCGCGGCTTCGGGTGCGTTGATCGCGTACGACGCCGCCACGGGCGAACGGCGCTGGTTGATGACGTCGCGCGGTGGCAGCTACAGCTCGCCGCACCTGCTGACGATCGACGGGGTCGACCAGGTCGTGCTGATGGGCGGCCAGGGCACCACCAGTGTTGCCGTCGCCGATGGCACGGTGCTGTGGGCCAACGCCTGGGCCGGCGCGCCGATGGTGCAGCCGGCGCTGTTGGCGGGCGGCGACCTCGTGATCACCAGTGCTGACGCGATGGGCGGGCTTGGCGTCCGCCGCCTCGGGCTGGTGCACGCCGCCAGTGGCTGGACCGTGACCGAGCGTTGGACGTCGCGCGGGCTGAAGCCGTACTTCAACGACTACGTCGTTCACAAGGGACACGCCTACGGCTTCGACGGCAACATCCTCTCGTCGGTCAACCTCGAGAACGGCGAACGAGCCTGGAAGGGGGGACGCTACGGCAACGGCCAGATGCTTCTGCTGGCCGACCAGGACCTGCTACTAATCACCTCGGAAGAGGGTGAGCTGGTGCTGGTTTCGGCGGCGCCGGACAAGTTCACCGAGGTCGCGCGGGTCCCGGCGCTGAACGCCAAGACCTGGAACCACCCGGTGCTGGTCGGTGATGTCCTGCTGGTGCGCAACGGCGAAGAGATGGTGGCGTTCCGCCTGTCGTTGGTGAAGAACGCCACCGAATACTAG
- a CDS encoding ADOP family duplicated permease produces MRPNDRDLDDEIRGHLAISVKERIERGENPEAARVAALREFGYVAATRDSMRRVWYSRWFNMAEALAQDLRVGLRSLLRAKGLAATVVVTLALGIGANAAIFSVVRGVLLRPLANRDEARLVYIRQSAPGLGAINLTFSVPEIADFKSRVTTISAFGDFSTIAFTMIGFGEPRVVQAGVVSGSFFEVMGLRPVLGRLLNSGDDGLNAAGAAVLTHRFWTNALNSDPAVIGTTISLGPRTATVVGVLEPSVPYPADTEIIANVVTSPHHLGATMITGRTHRMTELFGRLAPGATLEAARAELASVHAAMIGAHPDAYSAKADMRLGVTPLREQVTAPARTILLLLLATSAVVFVIACSNVANLILARSVRREGELAVRAALGASRGALRRTLLAESLVLCGAGAVLGVLLARPLVAVVAGYAARFSVRALDVTVDASVLWVGVGLAMAAAVALAYVPRLPSTHAATGLGWSSGGVRITPATSRRLRVFATVQIALSFVLLAGAGMLVATLIALQTSSTGIDTRRVLALDVPVAVGDFSAKSIDFYQEVTRRIGELPGVEGVAVGSFVPWRDAGSFGPGIAFAVEGYTPADGEENPRARLRIVSPGFFPVLGVPMVAGRNFTEADRRGSELVVVVSQSVAQRLFADGNALNRHMWWTDPYFGPKPQPRRIVGVVADVDDENVVRGPALTIYHPFQQMGVAGRVFVHTSGDPYALVPAVKRVVRELSPNQPVERAATLEDARAEVLAPDRLNAFVVSGFAAMALLIAVVGVAGVLAFSVSARVREFGVRLAIGSTPRSLLVAVLSEGAVIVAIGIAAGAACAYALAGVAVGYRASFELPGALPMLGAAAVLAGAAILASLMPAARASRVDVLQALRSEYEIEEVLR; encoded by the coding sequence ATGCGTCCCAACGATCGCGATCTGGACGACGAGATTCGCGGCCACCTGGCCATCAGCGTGAAGGAGCGGATCGAACGCGGGGAGAATCCGGAGGCCGCGCGTGTCGCAGCGCTCCGCGAATTTGGCTACGTCGCCGCCACCCGCGACTCGATGCGCCGGGTCTGGTACAGCCGCTGGTTCAACATGGCCGAGGCGCTCGCGCAAGATCTGCGGGTGGGGTTGCGCTCGCTGCTGCGCGCCAAGGGCCTGGCCGCCACCGTGGTGGTGACGCTCGCGCTCGGCATCGGCGCCAACGCCGCGATCTTCAGCGTCGTCCGCGGCGTGCTGCTTCGCCCCCTCGCCAATCGCGACGAGGCCCGCCTGGTCTACATCCGCCAGAGCGCGCCCGGTCTCGGCGCCATCAACCTGACGTTCTCGGTGCCGGAGATCGCGGACTTCAAGTCGCGGGTGACGACGATCAGCGCCTTCGGTGACTTTTCCACGATTGCCTTCACGATGATCGGCTTCGGCGAGCCCCGGGTGGTGCAGGCGGGTGTGGTCAGCGGCTCGTTCTTCGAGGTGATGGGCCTGCGGCCCGTGCTCGGCCGGCTGCTCAACTCGGGAGACGATGGCCTCAACGCGGCGGGCGCGGCGGTGCTGACGCACCGCTTCTGGACCAACGCCCTCAACAGCGACCCGGCGGTGATCGGCACGACCATCAGCCTCGGTCCGCGCACCGCCACGGTGGTCGGCGTGCTCGAGCCGTCCGTCCCGTATCCAGCGGATACCGAGATCATCGCCAACGTCGTCACCAGCCCGCATCACCTCGGCGCGACGATGATCACCGGGCGCACGCATCGCATGACGGAACTCTTCGGCCGCCTGGCGCCCGGTGCCACGCTCGAAGCCGCGCGCGCCGAACTGGCGTCGGTGCACGCCGCCATGATCGGCGCGCACCCGGATGCGTATTCGGCGAAGGCCGACATGCGGCTGGGCGTGACGCCGCTCCGCGAGCAGGTCACCGCGCCGGCGCGGACCATCCTGCTTCTGCTGCTGGCCACCTCGGCGGTGGTGTTCGTGATCGCCTGCTCGAACGTCGCCAACCTGATCCTGGCGCGCTCGGTGCGTCGCGAAGGGGAACTGGCCGTGCGCGCCGCGCTCGGCGCCAGCCGCGGGGCGCTGCGACGGACCCTGCTGGCGGAGAGCCTGGTGCTCTGTGGCGCCGGCGCCGTCCTCGGCGTCCTGCTGGCCCGTCCGCTCGTCGCCGTGGTCGCCGGCTACGCCGCGCGCTTCTCGGTGCGCGCGCTCGACGTCACCGTGGATGCCAGCGTGCTCTGGGTCGGTGTCGGTCTGGCGATGGCCGCCGCCGTCGCCCTCGCCTACGTTCCCCGGTTGCCGTCGACCCACGCCGCGACCGGACTGGGGTGGTCCAGCGGCGGCGTGCGAATCACCCCGGCCACGAGCCGCCGCCTGCGGGTGTTCGCGACCGTCCAAATCGCGCTCTCGTTCGTGCTGCTGGCCGGCGCCGGCATGCTGGTGGCCACGCTGATCGCGCTGCAGACGTCGAGCACCGGCATCGACACACGACGCGTGCTCGCGCTTGACGTCCCCGTGGCGGTCGGCGACTTCAGCGCGAAGTCGATCGACTTCTACCAGGAGGTCACGCGCCGCATCGGCGAACTGCCCGGCGTGGAAGGCGTCGCGGTGGGGAGTTTCGTGCCATGGCGGGATGCCGGTAGCTTCGGCCCCGGCATCGCCTTTGCCGTCGAAGGCTACACGCCCGCCGACGGCGAAGAGAACCCGCGGGCGCGATTGCGGATCGTCTCGCCCGGCTTCTTCCCGGTGCTGGGCGTGCCGATGGTGGCCGGCCGCAACTTCACCGAAGCCGATCGCCGCGGCAGCGAGCTCGTCGTGGTGGTCAGCCAAAGCGTCGCCCAGCGCCTGTTTGCGGACGGCAACGCGCTGAATCGGCACATGTGGTGGACCGATCCGTACTTTGGCCCCAAGCCCCAGCCACGACGCATCGTTGGGGTGGTCGCCGACGTCGACGACGAGAACGTCGTGCGGGGGCCGGCGCTGACGATTTATCACCCGTTTCAGCAGATGGGCGTGGCCGGCCGGGTGTTCGTGCACACCTCGGGCGATCCGTACGCCCTGGTGCCGGCGGTGAAGAGGGTGGTGCGCGAGCTGTCGCCGAACCAGCCGGTGGAGCGTGCGGCGACGCTCGAAGACGCGCGGGCGGAAGTGCTGGCGCCGGATCGCCTGAACGCGTTCGTGGTCTCCGGGTTTGCGGCAATGGCGCTGTTGATTGCGGTGGTGGGCGTGGCCGGCGTACTGGCGTTCTCGGTCAGCGCGCGCGTGCGCGAGTTCGGTGTCCGCTTGGCGATTGGCTCGACACCGCGAAGCCTGCTGGTGGCGGTGCTCTCTGAAGGGGCGGTGATCGTCGCGATTGGCATTGCCGCCGGTGCCGCGTGCGCCTATGCATTGGCCGGCGTGGCGGTCGGGTATCGGGCGAGCTTCGAACTGCCGGGGGCGCTGCCCATGCTTGGGGCAGCCGCCGTTCTGGCCGGTGCGGCCATCCTGGCGTCGCTCATGCCCGCGGCGCGCGCGTCGCGGGTGGACGTGTTGCAGGCGCTGCGGTCGGAATATGAAATAGAGGAAGTGTTGAGATGA
- a CDS encoding PadR family transcriptional regulator: protein MAKSRDDQRLELLQGTLDMLILRTLQWGPQHGHGIGQAIRAQSDDLLKVETGSLYPAMHRLEKRGWLKSEWGVSEANQRAKYYQLTAAGKAQLSRERDRWSQLVGAIGRIMNPAAGNE from the coding sequence ATGGCTAAATCCCGCGACGACCAGCGCCTGGAACTGCTCCAGGGCACCCTCGACATGCTGATCCTGCGCACATTGCAGTGGGGCCCCCAGCACGGCCACGGCATTGGCCAGGCCATCCGGGCCCAGTCCGACGACCTGCTCAAGGTCGAAACCGGCTCGCTCTATCCCGCGATGCACCGCCTCGAGAAACGCGGGTGGCTCAAATCGGAATGGGGCGTCAGTGAGGCGAACCAGCGGGCCAAGTACTACCAGTTGACGGCGGCCGGCAAGGCCCAGCTGTCGCGCGAGCGCGACCGCTGGTCGCAGCTGGTGGGCGCGATTGGCCGGATCATGAACCCGGCGGCAGGCAACGAGTAG
- a CDS encoding efflux RND transporter periplasmic adaptor subunit translates to MKRAIIVLVVLAVIAAGAGAWYFTRARVEVAVNTVPVTRGDIIDTVGATGTVQAVTTVQVGSQVSGNIEWLGADFNSIVKKGQVVARLDPSLFDAQLRQVQANLSQARANLTRANSELDRTKVQLTDARQKHARAIELASKSLIAQSDLDAAKIAVDSATAGVASQEASVTQSRAAVTQAEASVNQSQVNRDHTVIKAPIDGIVTQRSVDVGQTVAASMSAPTLFVIAADLTEMQVNANIDEADVGRIRPGQHVTFRVDAYPTDNFQGAVTQVRLQPVVVQNVTTYGTVITVPNQELKLKPGMTANVKIEINKRTNALRISNAALRFRPTTEIFAALNQTAPPELAAGAGRGGRPMPGGEGPQAPAAATEASRPGATAARVPPAVPAAPDSPAAEGSGGRGGRSGGGGDVQGRMLERFKTMSAGERTQFLARMKERGTDTAAFEAMMPRSKAPGSAPKQQAQTIDALFAPLPLVESRGRAWLFTAGQLTLVNLRLGISDGTNTELLTQDLPEGTEVVTGVTGQTATRATPTQGGAANPLMPAGRGGRPPGGAGGRGGGR, encoded by the coding sequence ATGAAGCGAGCGATCATCGTCCTCGTGGTCCTGGCGGTGATTGCAGCCGGAGCCGGAGCCTGGTATTTCACCCGCGCGCGCGTCGAGGTGGCGGTCAACACCGTGCCCGTGACCCGCGGCGACATCATCGACACCGTCGGCGCGACCGGCACCGTGCAGGCGGTCACGACGGTGCAGGTGGGCAGCCAGGTCTCGGGCAACATCGAGTGGCTCGGCGCCGACTTCAATTCCATCGTCAAGAAGGGGCAGGTCGTGGCGAGGCTCGATCCGTCGCTGTTCGACGCCCAGCTCCGGCAGGTGCAGGCCAACCTGAGCCAGGCCCGCGCCAACCTCACCCGGGCCAACAGCGAACTGGATCGCACCAAGGTGCAGTTGACCGACGCGCGGCAGAAGCACGCGCGCGCGATCGAGTTGGCGAGCAAGAGCCTGATCGCCCAGAGCGACCTGGACGCGGCCAAGATCGCGGTCGACTCAGCGACCGCCGGCGTCGCGTCCCAGGAAGCGTCGGTCACCCAGTCGCGCGCGGCGGTGACGCAGGCGGAAGCGTCCGTGAATCAGTCCCAGGTGAATCGCGACCACACGGTCATCAAGGCGCCCATCGACGGCATCGTCACCCAGCGGAGTGTGGATGTCGGCCAGACCGTGGCCGCCAGCATGTCGGCGCCGACGCTGTTCGTGATCGCCGCGGACCTGACCGAGATGCAGGTCAATGCCAACATTGACGAAGCCGACGTCGGCCGCATTCGTCCGGGCCAGCACGTGACCTTCCGCGTGGATGCCTACCCCACTGACAACTTTCAGGGCGCCGTTACGCAGGTCCGCCTCCAGCCGGTGGTGGTCCAGAACGTCACCACCTACGGCACGGTCATCACCGTGCCCAACCAGGAGCTCAAGCTCAAGCCGGGTATGACGGCGAACGTGAAGATCGAGATCAACAAGCGCACCAACGCGTTGCGCATCAGCAATGCCGCGCTGCGCTTCCGTCCGACGACCGAGATCTTTGCGGCGCTGAACCAGACGGCGCCGCCGGAGCTGGCCGCCGGCGCCGGCCGTGGCGGGCGCCCCATGCCCGGCGGCGAGGGCCCACAAGCACCAGCAGCCGCAACCGAAGCCAGCCGCCCCGGCGCGACTGCGGCACGTGTTCCACCGGCGGTACCGGCTGCACCCGACTCACCTGCCGCTGAAGGATCTGGCGGTCGGGGTGGACGAAGCGGTGGCGGCGGAGATGTCCAGGGCCGCATGCTCGAACGCTTCAAGACGATGTCGGCCGGGGAGCGGACGCAGTTTCTGGCCCGGATGAAAGAGCGCGGCACCGATACGGCCGCCTTTGAAGCGATGATGCCGCGGAGCAAGGCGCCGGGGAGCGCGCCGAAGCAGCAGGCGCAAACCATCGACGCGTTGTTTGCGCCGCTGCCACTGGTGGAGTCGCGAGGCCGCGCCTGGCTCTTCACCGCGGGACAGTTGACGCTGGTCAACCTGCGACTTGGGATCAGCGATGGCACCAATACCGAGCTGTTGACGCAAGACCTGCCCGAGGGCACGGAAGTGGTGACCGGTGTCACCGGCCAGACCGCAACGAGGGCCACGCCCACGCAAGGTGGCGCCGCGAATCCACTGATGCCAGCTGGACGTGGCGGCCGCCCGCCCGGCGGGGCCGGCGGTCGTGGCGGCGGCAGGTAG
- a CDS encoding ABC transporter ATP-binding protein, translated as MPENTTNIIATKSLVKTYVVGEHQVKALRGVNLDVPRGEFLSVTGPSGSGKSTFMHIVGCLARPTSGQYFLDGQDVSQMSKNELAAVRNTNIGFVFQGFNLLSRTSALDNVELPLLYGRSSLKTSERHRRAKDMLAAVGLGDRASHHPNQLSGGQQQRVAIARALVNEPSIVLADEPTGNLDTRTSIEVMGLFQRLNIERGITIVLITHEHDIAEYGTRIVSFRDGLVVTDRAVTTRRMAADELANLPAEAQAV; from the coding sequence GTGCCGGAGAACACCACGAACATCATCGCCACGAAAAGCCTGGTCAAGACCTACGTGGTCGGAGAGCACCAGGTGAAGGCCCTGCGTGGCGTCAACCTGGACGTGCCACGCGGCGAGTTCCTCTCCGTCACGGGCCCCTCCGGCTCCGGCAAGTCGACTTTCATGCACATTGTGGGCTGCCTCGCCAGGCCCACGTCGGGTCAGTACTTCCTCGATGGCCAGGACGTCTCACAGATGTCGAAGAACGAGCTCGCGGCCGTGCGCAACACGAACATTGGATTCGTGTTCCAGGGATTCAACCTGCTGTCGCGGACGTCCGCGCTGGACAATGTCGAACTGCCGCTGCTCTATGGCAGGTCGTCGCTCAAGACGTCGGAGCGCCATCGCCGGGCCAAGGACATGCTGGCGGCCGTCGGGCTCGGCGACCGCGCCAGCCACCATCCCAACCAGCTCTCGGGCGGCCAGCAACAGCGCGTCGCCATCGCGCGCGCCCTGGTCAACGAACCGTCGATTGTTCTGGCCGACGAGCCGACCGGCAACCTGGATACGCGGACCAGCATCGAAGTCATGGGGCTGTTCCAGCGGCTGAACATCGAGCGCGGCATCACGATCGTGCTGATCACGCACGAACACGACATCGCCGAGTACGGCACGCGCATCGTGTCGTTCCGCGACGGTCTGGTCGTGACCGATCGCGCGGTCACCACGCGCCGGATGGCCGCCGACGAACTCGCCAACCTCCCGGCCGAAGCGCAGGCGGTATAA
- a CDS encoding ABC transporter permease: MSILMVFRVALKALARNKLRTALTMLGMIIGVGAVITMVALGSGAQSSIETQIQAAGTNMIMVSAGNFMSAGVRTGQGSASTLTPEDAQAIAEVTGVQYIAPGVNTRGQVVAGNLNWGTQIQGTDVDLPLIRSWPTARGAFFSPADVASAAKVAVLGAVVHEQLFGADVDPVGQVIRINNQPFTVSGVMASKGQSGMGQDQDDVVYVPYTTVMKKLRGITYVQNITVSAASAADTAPTADRIASLLRARHQIVDEDDFMVRTMEEMASVRVQATETMTALLASIAGVSLLVGGIGIMNIMLVSVTERTREIGLRLAIGARGRDVLMQFLVEAIVLSLVGGVIGIGLGLGLSRGVTLWMSWPTKVSPEAVAVAFVFAAVTGVFFGFYPARKAAALDPIDALRFE, from the coding sequence ATGAGCATCCTGATGGTCTTCCGCGTCGCCCTCAAGGCACTCGCTCGCAACAAGCTGCGCACCGCGTTGACCATGCTGGGCATGATCATCGGCGTCGGCGCCGTCATCACCATGGTGGCCCTCGGCAGCGGCGCCCAGTCGTCGATCGAAACGCAGATCCAGGCGGCGGGCACCAACATGATCATGGTGAGCGCCGGCAACTTCATGTCAGCAGGCGTCCGCACCGGCCAGGGCAGCGCCAGCACGCTGACGCCGGAAGATGCGCAGGCCATTGCCGAGGTCACCGGCGTGCAATACATCGCGCCCGGGGTCAACACGCGCGGCCAGGTCGTGGCCGGCAACCTGAATTGGGGCACGCAGATCCAGGGCACCGACGTCGACCTGCCGCTAATCCGCTCGTGGCCCACGGCCCGCGGTGCGTTCTTCAGCCCGGCCGACGTGGCCTCGGCCGCCAAGGTCGCGGTGCTCGGCGCCGTCGTTCACGAGCAGTTGTTTGGCGCCGACGTCGATCCGGTCGGCCAGGTCATCCGCATCAACAACCAGCCGTTCACCGTGTCCGGCGTCATGGCCAGCAAGGGCCAGTCGGGCATGGGCCAGGACCAGGACGATGTGGTGTATGTACCGTACACGACGGTGATGAAAAAACTGCGCGGCATCACCTACGTGCAGAACATCACCGTCTCGGCCGCCTCGGCTGCCGACACCGCGCCCACCGCGGACCGCATTGCCTCGCTGCTGCGCGCGCGCCACCAGATCGTCGACGAAGACGACTTCATGGTCCGCACCATGGAGGAGATGGCCAGCGTCCGCGTGCAGGCCACCGAAACGATGACGGCGCTGCTGGCGAGCATTGCCGGCGTCTCGCTGCTGGTCGGCGGCATCGGCATCATGAACATCATGCTGGTGTCGGTGACCGAGCGCACGCGTGAGATCGGCCTGCGCCTGGCGATCGGCGCACGCGGGCGGGATGTGCTGATGCAGTTCCTGGTCGAGGCGATCGTGCTCAGCCTGGTGGGAGGTGTCATCGGCATCGGGCTTGGCCTGGGGCTGTCGCGGGGCGTGACGCTGTGGATGTCATGGCCGACCAAGGTGTCGCCAGAAGCGGTCGCGGTCGCGTTTGTCTTCGCCGCCGTCACCGGGGTGTTCTTCGGCTTCTACCCCGCTCGCAAGGCTGCCGCGCTCGACCCGATCGATGCGCTACGCTTCGAGTAA
- a CDS encoding aldo/keto reductase codes for MDYVRLGTTGLKVSRLCLGTMTYGTPTWRPWVLDEAASRPFIKRALELGINFFDTADMYSRGVSEEVVGRALKDFARREEVVLATKVFYPVVDHQNGRGLSRKHIMAAIDGSLKRLGMDYVDLYQIHRYDTNTPIEETLEALHDVVKAGKALYIGASSMYAWQFANMLATQRLHGWTRFVSMQNHYNLVYREEEREMLPLCQAEGIGVIPWSPLARGFLAGNRKRGTRDASLREQHDGYGHGLYYADSDYDVAERVVEVAKRKGVLPIQVALAWVANRPGVTAPIISATKLEQLDQLIAGLHVTLTADEQKAVEEVYTPHPVLGTEP; via the coding sequence GTGGACTACGTCCGCCTTGGCACCACCGGCCTGAAAGTCTCGCGACTGTGTCTCGGCACCATGACCTACGGCACGCCCACGTGGCGGCCGTGGGTGCTGGACGAGGCGGCCAGCCGCCCGTTTATCAAGCGGGCGCTCGAACTCGGCATCAACTTCTTCGACACCGCCGACATGTACTCGCGCGGCGTGAGCGAGGAGGTGGTGGGCCGCGCCCTCAAGGACTTCGCCCGCCGCGAGGAAGTGGTGCTGGCGACCAAGGTGTTCTATCCCGTGGTCGATCACCAGAACGGCCGCGGCCTGTCGCGCAAGCACATCATGGCGGCCATCGACGGGTCGCTCAAGCGCCTCGGCATGGACTACGTCGATCTCTACCAGATTCATCGCTACGACACCAACACGCCGATCGAAGAAACGCTGGAAGCGCTCCACGACGTCGTCAAAGCGGGGAAGGCCCTCTATATCGGCGCGTCGAGCATGTATGCGTGGCAGTTCGCGAACATGCTGGCCACCCAGCGCCTGCACGGCTGGACGCGGTTCGTGTCGATGCAGAACCACTACAACCTGGTGTATCGCGAGGAAGAGCGCGAGATGTTGCCGCTGTGCCAGGCCGAGGGCATTGGCGTAATTCCGTGGAGCCCGCTGGCGCGTGGCTTTCTGGCCGGCAACCGCAAGCGGGGGACCAGGGATGCGTCGCTGCGCGAACAGCACGACGGTTACGGCCATGGCCTGTACTATGCCGACAGTGACTACGACGTCGCCGAGCGCGTCGTCGAAGTGGCGAAGCGGAAGGGCGTCCTGCCGATCCAGGTGGCGCTCGCCTGGGTGGCGAACCGCCCGGGCGTGACGGCACCGATCATCAGCGCGACCAAGCTCGAGCAGCTTGATCAACTGATCGCCGGACTGCACGTGACCCTGACAGCGGATGAACAGAAGGCCGTGGAAGAGGTCTACACCCCGCACCCGGTGCTCGGCACCGAGCCGTGA
- a CDS encoding MFS transporter, with the protein MCSYSFTVFMSAFQLLPTAPFHILSLGGTGSEAGLFLGFLTYASAVSAPITGAIGDRFGKRRVLIVASLAITAFSLLYAVAPSYQVILSLVLVHGVFWSGLLSSSSAYVIDIVPQSRRAEGLGYAGFASILAVAIAPWLGLWVFDRGGWTLLCLESAALNLIMAVIAWRLPPDRRREMPPLSLKPSDLVEWRVIVGAVTLFLYSFSYGGITSFVAVYADTVGVTPRALFFTIFALSIVATRPFIGRYADRVGHARVIVPCLAMMVFGVVVLAFASTRMTFALSAVLFGVGFGSAYPIFVAHLMHHVPDHRRGATFGALIGAFDTGIGTGSISMGWLSEHYGFSRAFMVAAVLALLSIPYFLFMEKRQWTTSALAPPA; encoded by the coding sequence ATGTGCAGCTACAGTTTCACGGTCTTCATGTCCGCGTTCCAGTTGCTGCCGACGGCGCCGTTTCACATCCTCTCGCTCGGCGGGACGGGGAGTGAAGCCGGGCTCTTTCTCGGCTTTCTGACCTACGCCTCCGCGGTGTCGGCGCCGATCACGGGGGCCATCGGCGATCGCTTCGGCAAGCGGCGGGTGCTGATCGTGGCCAGCCTCGCCATCACCGCTTTCTCGCTGCTCTACGCGGTGGCACCGTCCTACCAGGTCATCCTGTCGCTGGTCCTCGTCCACGGCGTGTTCTGGTCGGGGTTGCTGTCGTCCTCCAGCGCCTACGTCATCGACATCGTTCCCCAGTCGCGCCGGGCCGAAGGACTGGGCTATGCCGGTTTCGCCAGCATCCTGGCGGTGGCGATCGCGCCGTGGCTCGGCCTGTGGGTCTTCGACCGCGGCGGATGGACGCTGCTGTGCCTCGAATCGGCGGCGTTGAACCTGATCATGGCCGTTATCGCCTGGCGGCTGCCGCCGGACCGGCGGCGGGAGATGCCGCCGCTGTCGCTGAAGCCATCGGACCTGGTGGAGTGGCGCGTGATCGTCGGCGCCGTCACCCTGTTTCTCTACTCGTTCAGCTACGGCGGCATCACCAGCTTCGTCGCCGTCTATGCCGATACCGTCGGCGTGACTCCCCGGGCGCTGTTCTTCACGATCTTCGCGCTGTCGATCGTGGCCACGCGCCCGTTCATCGGCCGCTATGCCGACCGGGTTGGTCACGCCCGGGTGATCGTGCCGTGCCTCGCGATGATGGTGTTCGGCGTCGTCGTGCTCGCGTTCGCCTCGACCCGGATGACCTTCGCCTTGTCGGCGGTCCTGTTCGGCGTGGGCTTCGGCTCGGCCTATCCGATCTTCGTGGCCCACTTGATGCATCACGTGCCCGACCATCGCCGGGGCGCCACCTTCGGTGCCTTGATTGGCGCCTTCGACACTGGGATCGGCACCGGTTCGATCTCCATGGGCTGGCTGAGCGAGCACTATGGCTTCAGCCGGGCCTTCATGGTGGCGGCCGTGCTCGCGCTGCTCTCGATTCCGTACTTCCTCTTCATGGAGAAACGACAGTGGACTACGTCCGCCTTGGCACCACCGGCCTGA